From the genome of Campylobacter concisus, one region includes:
- the ileS gene encoding isoleucine--tRNA ligase, with amino-acid sequence MDYKETLLLPETNFPMRGNLPQNEPQRLKSWYEERKVYEKMKKNRQNAVKNFNIHDGPPYANGHLHIGHALNKILKDIITKTHYFYGENVRYVPGWDCHGLPIEQQVEVKLGDKKKELSKVEIRELCRQHAREFIDIQRNEFKSLGIIGDFENPYMTMKFEFEADIYKALCEIAKKGLLIERSKPVYWSWAARSALAEAEVEYEEKEDYSIYVAFELDSDALEKLGVKEASAVIWTTTPWTLPANQAISLKPDEIYVLTAENLIFAKPLLESVVQSGLSKGEIKKEFKSSLLENTHAINPLNGRKSKFLLGDHVMMDGGTGLVHTAPGHGEDDYYVCLKYGFSEILMPVDDGGCYDESLKHHGLFRSDVVDEFVGMHIFKANEKILELLGKNLLSVSKFRHSYPFCWRTHKPVIYRATKQWFIAMDEAKLGGKTLRQTALKELEKVKFYPSVGIKRIGSMIENRPDWCISRQRDWGVPIAFFRDKATKEVIFDSEILDHIVSIFKEKGADAWWALSIDELLPKGSKYKAENLEKVMDILDVWFDSGSTWHAVLQSDNYDAGKYPASMYLEGSDQHRGWFQSSLLVSTAINSHAPYESILTHGFTVDAKGEKMSKSKGNVIAPQDVAKTHGVEILRLWVGMSDYSSDLKISEDILKQISEQYRKIRNTIRFLLANVNDLESLNTEFNILDKWILARAKKVFDEASACFRNYDFSKGFNILLNFLSADLSGVYLDVCKDRLYCDAKDAPRRRSAQSAMAIITKALLPLIAPTLTYTVDEVMDYAPKIIKGDAKDAFDLVYEPIIFDLSFEDELLFASREKFNEIVDVLKKDKKIKSTLELSLETTSHSITSYDEREVADLYMVSSVRAYDDSEPLAEFELEGDKFKIIASNLHKCPRCWKFNASKEDALCPRCEEVISAK; translated from the coding sequence ATGGACTACAAAGAGACACTTTTACTCCCAGAGACAAATTTCCCGATGCGCGGAAATCTCCCACAAAATGAACCACAAAGACTAAAATCATGGTACGAAGAGCGCAAGGTTTATGAAAAAATGAAGAAAAACCGCCAAAATGCGGTTAAAAACTTCAACATCCACGACGGCCCTCCGTATGCAAACGGCCACCTTCACATCGGTCACGCGTTAAATAAAATTTTAAAAGATATCATCACAAAAACGCACTATTTTTACGGCGAAAATGTCCGCTACGTGCCAGGCTGGGACTGCCACGGCTTGCCGATTGAGCAGCAAGTCGAAGTAAAGCTTGGCGATAAGAAAAAAGAGCTTAGCAAGGTCGAGATCAGGGAGCTTTGCAGGCAGCATGCGAGAGAATTTATAGACATTCAAAGAAATGAATTTAAAAGCCTTGGCATCATCGGCGACTTTGAAAATCCATACATGACGATGAAATTTGAGTTTGAGGCTGACATCTACAAAGCGCTTTGCGAGATCGCTAAAAAAGGCCTTTTGATAGAAAGAAGCAAGCCAGTTTATTGGAGCTGGGCGGCTAGATCGGCACTAGCTGAAGCTGAGGTCGAGTACGAGGAGAAAGAGGACTACTCTATTTACGTAGCATTTGAGCTTGATAGCGACGCGCTAGAAAAGCTTGGCGTAAAAGAGGCAAGTGCTGTCATCTGGACGACCACACCTTGGACACTTCCAGCAAATCAAGCCATAAGCCTAAAACCAGATGAAATTTATGTGCTAACGGCTGAAAATTTGATCTTTGCAAAGCCACTACTTGAAAGCGTTGTGCAAAGTGGCCTAAGCAAGGGCGAGATCAAAAAAGAATTTAAATCAAGCCTGCTTGAAAACACCCACGCGATAAACCCACTAAACGGCAGAAAGTCTAAATTTTTACTAGGCGATCACGTCATGATGGATGGTGGTACTGGACTTGTTCATACAGCTCCAGGTCACGGCGAGGACGACTACTATGTCTGTTTGAAATATGGTTTTAGTGAAATTTTGATGCCAGTTGATGATGGTGGCTGCTACGATGAGAGCTTGAAGCACCACGGGTTATTTAGAAGCGACGTGGTAGATGAGTTTGTCGGCATGCACATCTTTAAAGCAAATGAGAAAATTTTAGAGCTACTTGGCAAAAATTTACTTAGCGTCTCTAAATTTAGACACTCTTATCCATTTTGCTGGAGAACGCATAAGCCTGTCATTTATAGAGCCACAAAGCAGTGGTTTATAGCTATGGACGAGGCTAAACTAGGTGGAAAAACACTTAGACAAACAGCGCTAAAAGAGCTTGAAAAGGTTAAATTTTACCCAAGCGTTGGCATAAAAAGAATAGGCTCGATGATAGAAAATCGCCCAGACTGGTGCATCTCTCGTCAGCGTGACTGGGGCGTGCCGATCGCGTTTTTCAGAGATAAAGCGACAAAAGAAGTTATATTTGATAGTGAAATTTTAGACCACATCGTGTCTATCTTTAAAGAAAAAGGTGCTGATGCGTGGTGGGCGCTAAGCATAGACGAGCTTTTACCAAAGGGCTCAAAATACAAGGCTGAAAATTTAGAAAAAGTGATGGATATCCTTGACGTTTGGTTTGATAGCGGCTCGACATGGCATGCGGTCTTACAAAGCGACAACTACGACGCTGGCAAATACCCTGCAAGCATGTATTTAGAGGGCTCAGACCAGCACCGCGGCTGGTTTCAAAGCTCACTTCTAGTAAGCACAGCCATAAATTCTCACGCACCTTATGAGAGCATATTAACTCACGGCTTTACTGTCGATGCTAAGGGCGAGAAGATGAGCAAGAGCAAGGGCAACGTCATCGCTCCACAAGATGTGGCTAAGACTCACGGCGTGGAAATTTTACGGCTTTGGGTTGGCATGAGCGATTATTCAAGCGACCTAAAAATAAGCGAAGATATATTAAAACAAATCAGCGAGCAATACCGCAAAATCCGCAACACTATCCGCTTTTTACTAGCAAACGTAAATGACCTTGAGAGCCTAAATACAGAGTTTAACATCCTTGATAAATGGATCTTAGCTCGTGCTAAAAAGGTCTTTGACGAGGCGAGCGCTTGCTTTAGAAACTATGACTTTTCAAAGGGCTTTAACATTCTTTTGAATTTCCTATCAGCCGATCTTAGCGGCGTATATCTTGACGTTTGTAAAGATAGGCTCTACTGCGACGCAAAGGACGCTCCAAGAAGAAGATCAGCTCAAAGCGCGATGGCGATCATCACAAAGGCACTTTTGCCACTCATCGCTCCAACGCTTACTTACACTGTTGATGAAGTGATGGACTACGCTCCAAAGATCATCAAAGGCGACGCAAAAGACGCGTTTGATCTAGTCTATGAGCCTATCATTTTTGATCTTAGCTTTGAAGATGAGCTGCTCTTTGCCAGCAGGGAGAAATTTAACGAGATCGTGGATGTTCTTAAAAAGGACAAAAAAATAAAATCAACCTTAGAGCTAAGCCTAGAGACCACAAGCCACAGCATCACAAGCTACGACGAGCGCGAAGTGGCAGATCTTTACATGGTAAGCTCAGTTAGAGCTTATGATGATAGCGAGCCACTAGCTGAGTTTGAGCTAGAGGGGGATAAATTTAAGATCATAGCAAGCAACCTTCACAAATGCCCAAGGTGCTGGAAATTTAACGCTAGCAAAGAAGATGCGCTATGCCCAAGATGTGAAGAGGTTATAAGTGCTAAGTGA
- the gatA gene encoding Asp-tRNA(Asn)/Glu-tRNA(Gln) amidotransferase subunit GatA codes for MVTLKEALKFSAEEIKNLRAELEAKIIKEKELGAYVEQLANLEIAKLGEGVPIAIKDNIQVKGWNITCASKILQGYVAPYNATVIEKLLGKNLAPFGRTNMDEFAMGSTTESSFYGKTLNPLNHAHVPGGSSGGSAAAVAAGLAVAALGSDTGGSIRQPAAFCGCVGFKPTYGRVSRYGLGAYSSSLDQIGPIAQNVEDAAILYDAIAGHDPKDSTSADVPFASISDKIDSEKKLKICVIKNYVENASEQTKAALNLAIEKLKSHGHSVTYTNFEDSKYDVATYYIIATAEASANLSRYDGVRYGRRADARNLKELYVNSRSEGFGEEVKRRILLGTFVLSSGYYDAYYIKAQKARAHIKAQYERILEENDLIFMPVAPSTAYKFGAHSDPLQAYLSDIYTISVNLAGLPAISVPVGKDDLNLNISAQLIAKAWDEQTLINGAKSLENLIKG; via the coding sequence GTGGTAACTTTGAAAGAAGCTTTAAAATTTTCAGCTGAAGAGATAAAAAATTTACGAGCTGAGCTTGAAGCAAAGATCATAAAAGAAAAAGAGCTTGGCGCTTATGTTGAGCAACTAGCAAATTTAGAGATCGCAAAACTAGGCGAGGGCGTACCAATCGCTATAAAAGATAACATCCAGGTAAAAGGCTGGAACATCACGTGTGCTTCTAAAATTTTGCAAGGCTACGTCGCACCTTATAATGCAACTGTCATTGAGAAGCTACTTGGCAAAAATTTAGCTCCATTTGGCCGCACAAATATGGACGAATTTGCGATGGGAAGCACGACTGAGAGCTCATTTTACGGCAAAACACTAAACCCACTAAATCACGCTCACGTCCCAGGTGGCAGTAGCGGTGGCTCAGCAGCAGCAGTCGCAGCTGGTCTTGCAGTCGCAGCACTCGGAAGTGATACTGGTGGCTCGATCCGCCAGCCAGCGGCATTTTGTGGATGCGTAGGTTTTAAGCCAACTTACGGCAGAGTGAGTAGATACGGGCTTGGTGCTTACTCAAGCAGTCTTGATCAAATAGGGCCGATCGCTCAAAACGTAGAAGACGCAGCCATTTTATATGACGCGATCGCTGGACATGACCCAAAAGATAGCACGAGCGCAGATGTGCCTTTTGCGAGCATTAGCGACAAGATAGATAGCGAGAAGAAGCTAAAAATTTGCGTCATTAAAAACTATGTTGAAAATGCAAGCGAACAGACAAAAGCTGCTTTAAATTTAGCGATCGAGAAGCTAAAATCACATGGACACAGCGTAACTTACACAAATTTTGAAGACTCGAAATACGATGTCGCAACCTACTACATAATAGCAACCGCAGAAGCAAGTGCAAATTTAAGCCGCTATGATGGCGTGAGATACGGCAGACGCGCAGATGCTAGAAATTTAAAAGAGCTATATGTAAATTCACGCTCAGAAGGCTTTGGTGAAGAGGTAAAAAGAAGAATTTTGCTTGGTACGTTTGTATTAAGTAGCGGATATTACGATGCTTACTACATCAAAGCGCAAAAAGCAAGAGCACATATAAAAGCTCAATACGAGAGAATTTTAGAAGAAAACGACCTTATATTTATGCCAGTAGCTCCGAGTACAGCCTATAAATTTGGGGCCCACAGTGATCCACTACAAGCATATCTAAGCGATATTTACACTATCAGCGTAAATTTAGCAGGCCTTCCAGCTATCTCTGTGCCAGTTGGCAAAGATGATCTAAATCTAAATATAAGCGCACAGCTAATCGCAAAGGCATGGGATGAACAGACCTTGATAAATGGTGCCAAGAGCCTAGAAAATTTAATAAAAGGATAA
- the guaB gene encoding IMP dehydrogenase — translation MKIVKRALTFEDVLLVPQYSEILPKQVDVKTRISKNVTLNIPIVSAAMDTVTEHRTAIMMARLGGIGVIHKNMDIESQAKEVKRVKKSESGVIIDPIFINPEATVAEALSLMSDLHISGVPVIDKDLKLIGILTNRDLRFETNMSTLVKDRMTKAPLITAPKGCTLDDAEKIFSQNRVEKLPIVDKDGKLDGLITIKDLKKRKEYPNANKDSYGRLRVAAAIGVGQLDRAKALVDAGVDVIVIDSAHGHSKGIIDTLKEVKANFNVDVVAGNIANPAAVKDLAEAGADGIKVGIGPGSICTTRIVAGVGVPQISAIDDCASEAAKYGIPVIADGGLKYSGDVAKALAAGAACVMAGSLLAGCEESPGELITFQGRQYKVYRGMGSIGAMTKGSSDRYFQEGTAQDKLVPEGIEGRVPFAGSIKDVIHQLIGGLRSAMGYVGAKDIPTLQERAEFVEITSAGLKESHVHDVVITHEAPNYKVN, via the coding sequence ATGAAGATAGTAAAGAGAGCTTTAACGTTTGAAGATGTGCTTCTTGTGCCGCAATACTCTGAAATTTTGCCAAAGCAAGTTGATGTGAAAACCAGGATCAGCAAAAATGTCACGCTAAATATTCCGATCGTCTCTGCTGCGATGGATACGGTGACTGAGCATAGAACTGCTATCATGATGGCAAGGCTCGGCGGTATCGGCGTCATCCACAAAAATATGGACATCGAAAGCCAAGCAAAAGAGGTCAAACGTGTCAAAAAAAGCGAAAGTGGCGTCATCATCGATCCTATCTTTATAAATCCAGAAGCGACCGTGGCTGAAGCTCTAAGCCTTATGTCAGATCTTCATATTTCAGGCGTTCCAGTCATCGACAAGGACCTTAAACTAATAGGAATTTTAACAAACCGCGATTTGAGATTTGAGACAAATATGAGCACTTTGGTAAAAGACCGCATGACAAAAGCACCGCTTATCACCGCGCCAAAGGGCTGCACGCTTGATGATGCGGAGAAAATTTTCTCTCAAAATAGAGTTGAAAAGCTGCCTATCGTCGATAAAGACGGCAAGCTTGACGGCCTTATCACTATAAAAGATCTAAAAAAACGCAAAGAGTATCCAAACGCAAACAAAGATAGCTACGGCAGACTTCGCGTAGCAGCGGCTATCGGCGTGGGTCAGCTTGACCGTGCTAAAGCGCTAGTTGATGCTGGTGTAGACGTCATCGTCATCGACTCAGCTCACGGCCACTCAAAGGGCATCATCGATACTTTAAAAGAGGTAAAAGCAAATTTTAATGTCGATGTCGTAGCTGGCAATATTGCAAATCCAGCAGCTGTAAAAGACCTAGCAGAAGCAGGAGCTGATGGCATAAAAGTGGGCATTGGACCAGGATCAATATGCACCACAAGGATCGTTGCTGGTGTTGGCGTGCCTCAAATTTCAGCTATCGATGACTGCGCAAGCGAAGCAGCGAAATATGGCATCCCAGTTATCGCTGACGGCGGTTTAAAATACTCAGGTGACGTGGCAAAAGCCCTTGCAGCAGGTGCAGCTTGCGTTATGGCGGGAAGCTTACTTGCAGGTTGCGAGGAGAGCCCAGGCGAGCTTATAACATTCCAAGGTCGCCAATACAAAGTATATCGCGGCATGGGCTCAATAGGCGCTATGACAAAGGGCAGTTCAGACCGCTACTTCCAAGAGGGCACCGCTCAAGATAAGCTTGTACCTGAAGGCATCGAAGGCCGTGTACCATTTGCTGGTAGCATAAAAGATGTGATCCATCAGCTAATAGGCGGCCTAAGAAGCGCTATGGGCTATGTTGGCGCAAAAGATATCCCAACTCTTCAAGAAAGAGCTGAATTTGTCGAGATAACAAGCGCTGGACTAAAAGAGAGCCACGTCCACGACGTAGTTATCACTCACGAGGCACCAAACTACAAAGTTAATTAG
- the metX gene encoding homoserine O-acetyltransferase MetX: MLNLQTRTIKFNEPLYLESGRMLSNFKLIYETYGTLNADKSNVIVICHALTGSHHAAGTYAGDEKAGWWDGLIGSKKAVDTDKFYVICVNILGSCFGSTSPLSVDRSSGKEYRLNFPVLAISDVVKAQMRLFSELGITRARAVIGGSLGGMQALCYAIEFPEFAQDIIMLASTYQTKPWAIAFNKIAIEAILNDENFKNGEYDAEFIRKNGLKGMAYGRMAGHISFLSPDSMDEKFGRNYVETDGLYELSGRFQVDRYMEYNGYNFPKRFDPLSYLYIVKMMNIFDCTRHYDNLKDALVPIQANLHLIAFKGDLLFPPCCMREIYDTLCEMGRGENTNFVEIDSNYGHDAFLVEIEKFDGYIKNILKG; encoded by the coding sequence GTGTTAAATCTGCAAACTAGAACTATTAAATTTAACGAGCCACTCTATCTTGAGAGTGGCCGTATGCTATCAAATTTCAAGCTTATTTATGAGACTTACGGCACGCTAAATGCTGATAAAAGCAACGTTATCGTGATCTGCCATGCCCTAACTGGCTCACACCACGCTGCTGGCACCTACGCAGGCGATGAGAAAGCTGGCTGGTGGGACGGGCTAATAGGTAGCAAAAAGGCGGTTGATACGGATAAATTTTACGTTATTTGCGTAAATATCTTAGGCTCATGTTTTGGCTCGACCTCGCCGCTAAGCGTTGATCGAAGTAGCGGCAAAGAGTATAGGCTAAATTTCCCAGTCCTTGCCATAAGTGACGTGGTAAAGGCGCAGATGAGGCTATTTAGCGAGCTAGGTATCACAAGAGCAAGAGCCGTGATAGGCGGTAGTCTTGGTGGTATGCAGGCACTTTGCTACGCTATCGAGTTTCCAGAATTTGCACAAGATATCATAATGCTTGCAAGCACCTATCAGACCAAGCCATGGGCGATAGCGTTTAACAAGATCGCCATTGAAGCCATTTTAAACGATGAAAATTTCAAAAACGGCGAATATGACGCGGAATTTATAAGAAAAAATGGGCTAAAAGGCATGGCTTACGGCAGGATGGCAGGGCATATCAGCTTCTTAAGCCCTGATAGCATGGATGAGAAATTTGGACGCAACTACGTCGAAACAGACGGCCTTTATGAGCTTTCTGGGCGCTTTCAGGTGGATCGCTACATGGAGTACAACGGCTACAACTTCCCAAAGAGGTTTGATCCGCTAAGCTACCTATACATCGTAAAAATGATGAACATCTTTGACTGTACAAGACACTATGACAATCTAAAAGACGCCCTTGTGCCAATACAAGCAAACTTACATCTAATCGCTTTCAAAGGCGATCTACTCTTTCCGCCGTGCTGTATGAGAGAAATTTATGACACGCTTTGTGAGATGGGGCGAGGAGAGAATACAAATTTTGTAGAGATAGATAGCAACTACGGCCATGACGCATTTTTGGTCGAGATAGAAAAATTTGATGGATATATAAAAAATATATTAAAAGGATAG
- the xseB gene encoding exodeoxyribonuclease VII small subunit, translated as MEQKEQSFEEKLALADKILNDLNKDDVNLENSIKLHEQGKKLLNEAREILENAKLSIKQVDDE; from the coding sequence ATGGAGCAAAAAGAGCAAAGCTTTGAAGAAAAATTAGCCCTAGCAGATAAAATTTTAAACGATCTAAACAAAGATGATGTGAACTTAGAAAATAGCATAAAGCTGCACGAGCAGGGCAAAAAGCTCTTAAATGAAGCAAGAGAAATTTTAGAAAATGCAAAACTTAGCATAAAGCAGGTGGATGATGAGTAA
- a CDS encoding carbon-nitrogen hydrolase family protein, with the protein MSKICALQLPTQPLSEARLDYYLKICADENARLVVLGEYVLNSFFKELISMPKSLIKEQSERKKEALFAMAKKYDLNIVAPIVNLKGKEIFKSLAKFTPTQVKLYDQQILMPYAHWNEAKFFNNTSDELNLPIFTYDKFKVGVMFGFEAHFDVCWAYMSAKKVDIVLVPTACTFFSQARWEELLKVRAFTNNVYVLRVNRVGSHKSDDEQWSFYGDSMLINPFGEVKNRLGKNEEMMIDELSKKELSEARNTWGFMQIEAKFKR; encoded by the coding sequence ATGAGTAAAATTTGTGCTCTTCAGCTACCAACGCAGCCTTTAAGTGAGGCGAGGCTTGATTATTACCTAAAAATTTGTGCGGATGAAAACGCAAGGCTGGTTGTGCTTGGTGAATATGTGCTAAATAGCTTTTTTAAAGAGCTCATTAGCATGCCAAAAAGCCTTATAAAAGAGCAAAGCGAGCGCAAAAAAGAGGCTCTTTTTGCAATGGCAAAAAAGTATGATCTAAATATCGTTGCACCCATTGTAAATCTAAAAGGCAAGGAAATTTTTAAAAGTCTAGCTAAATTTACCCCAACACAAGTCAAACTATATGATCAGCAAATTCTCATGCCTTACGCTCACTGGAACGAGGCGAAATTCTTTAATAACACAAGCGATGAGCTAAATTTACCTATCTTTACATACGATAAATTTAAGGTTGGCGTCATGTTTGGCTTCGAGGCGCACTTTGATGTGTGCTGGGCCTATATGAGCGCTAAAAAGGTCGATATCGTACTCGTGCCAACGGCTTGTACATTTTTTTCTCAGGCGCGCTGGGAGGAGCTTTTAAAGGTTAGGGCCTTTACAAATAACGTCTACGTGCTGCGCGTAAACCGTGTAGGAAGCCACAAAAGTGACGACGAGCAGTGGAGTTTTTATGGCGATTCGATGCTTATTAATCCGTTTGGTGAAGTTAAAAATAGGCTTGGTAAAAATGAAGAAATGATGATAGATGAGCTTAGCAAAAAGGAGCTTAGCGAGGCTAGAAACACTTGGGGCTTTATGCAGATAGAGGCGAAATTTAAAAGATGA